A stretch of the Mesorhizobium sp. Pch-S genome encodes the following:
- a CDS encoding ABC transporter substrate-binding protein, with translation MKKAIVLALTATTALAVSAFSTYAADFKIGLSNGWVGSEWRTQMIEEAQAAAAAWKDKGVNVEVVVQSANVDVPGQIAQVRNFMSQGVNAIIINPNSPTAFDPIFKQAKDAGIMVIATDAEVSSKDATYVGIDQKAWGAAGAKWLAETLGGKGNVVAINGVAGHPANEMRVAGYKEVFGQYPDIKIVNEVNANWDQAQGQQAMQNLLATYPDITGVWVQDGMAAGAWKSIIDANKQSSIAATGEIRKDFIDLWKKDKLNSGASVNPPGVMASALNVAVLMLQGKELKEPATAGQYGNAMYLPIPFIDNKNLDDAVKAVDGKPGYYSFTSQLSIEDAEKLFK, from the coding sequence ATGAAGAAGGCGATCGTATTAGCTTTGACGGCCACCACTGCGCTGGCCGTATCGGCATTTTCCACCTACGCAGCGGATTTCAAGATTGGCCTTTCCAACGGCTGGGTCGGTTCCGAATGGCGCACGCAGATGATCGAAGAGGCACAGGCCGCGGCTGCCGCCTGGAAGGACAAGGGCGTCAATGTCGAAGTCGTGGTGCAGAGCGCCAATGTCGACGTGCCCGGTCAGATCGCGCAGGTGCGCAATTTCATGAGCCAGGGCGTCAACGCCATCATCATCAATCCGAACAGCCCGACCGCATTCGACCCGATCTTCAAGCAGGCGAAGGACGCCGGCATCATGGTGATCGCAACCGACGCCGAAGTGTCCTCCAAGGACGCTACCTATGTCGGCATCGACCAGAAGGCGTGGGGCGCTGCCGGCGCCAAATGGCTGGCCGAGACGCTTGGTGGCAAGGGCAATGTCGTCGCCATCAACGGCGTTGCCGGTCATCCAGCCAATGAGATGCGCGTTGCCGGCTACAAGGAAGTGTTCGGTCAGTATCCCGACATCAAGATCGTCAACGAAGTGAATGCCAACTGGGATCAGGCGCAGGGCCAACAGGCCATGCAGAACCTGCTCGCCACCTATCCCGACATCACCGGGGTCTGGGTGCAGGATGGCATGGCTGCAGGCGCCTGGAAGTCGATCATCGATGCCAACAAGCAGTCGTCGATCGCCGCGACCGGCGAAATCCGTAAGGACTTCATCGACCTCTGGAAGAAGGACAAGCTGAATTCCGGGGCCTCGGTGAATCCGCCCGGCGTCATGGCCAGCGCGCTCAACGTCGCCGTGCTGATGCTGCAGGGCAAGGAACTGAAAGAACCGGCGACGGCCGGTCAGTACGGCAATGCCATGTATCTGCCGATCCCGTTCATCGACAACAAGAACCTCGATGACGCGGTTAAGGCCGTGGACGGCAAGCCCGGCTACTACTCTTTCACCAGCCAGCTTTCGATCGAAGACGCCGAAAAGCTCTTCAAATAG
- a CDS encoding sugar ABC transporter ATP-binding protein: MSELIVRGARKAYGATVALSRGDLHLRPGEVHVLIGSNGSGKSTLCKIVAGSVKPDAGDVLLDGKPVTIDGPRAARALGIGIFYQELSLAARRTVAENILLPAMPVKGGIFVDRAELEERTARIIAEFQDVAGEGFAADVTVDRLRADQRQLVEIMKALASEAPILIFDEPTSALDRAQVDRFFEILRRLKQEGRAMVFISHRMDEIFSIGDRVTVIRDGATVASSAIAETSADQVIRQMVGEREALAAESKPPVPVAAGEPMLSVANLGGTGFRDVSFSVGKGEILGFGGLHGQGQSSVLRAIFGALAHNAGTIEVSSKACAARTPAEAIRNGIAYVSGDRGRDGTLTGRPILENVTPIHFLRNRLHLARPGALTTLADGPLKALKTKFQDIGQPVNSLSGGNQQKVVIARWLIDRPAILLLDDPTKGIDLAAKSDLFQLIRSLAAEGMGIVLYSSEDAELLANADRILVFNSGVVTRELQGEDRTRYNLYHAAYEAA, translated from the coding sequence ATGTCCGAACTCATTGTTCGCGGCGCGCGCAAGGCCTATGGCGCAACGGTCGCGCTGAGCCGCGGCGACCTGCATCTCAGACCTGGCGAAGTGCATGTGCTGATCGGCTCGAACGGATCGGGCAAAAGCACGCTGTGCAAGATCGTCGCCGGCAGTGTGAAGCCGGATGCCGGCGACGTGCTGCTGGACGGAAAGCCTGTCACCATCGACGGCCCTCGTGCGGCGCGGGCACTCGGCATCGGCATCTTCTACCAGGAACTCAGCCTGGCTGCCCGTCGCACGGTCGCCGAAAACATCCTGCTGCCGGCAATGCCGGTGAAGGGTGGCATCTTCGTCGACCGGGCCGAACTGGAAGAACGGACCGCCCGGATCATCGCTGAATTCCAGGACGTTGCCGGCGAAGGCTTTGCCGCCGATGTGACCGTAGACAGGCTGCGCGCCGACCAGCGTCAGCTGGTCGAGATCATGAAGGCACTCGCCAGCGAGGCCCCAATCCTCATTTTCGATGAACCGACGTCCGCGCTTGACCGCGCCCAGGTCGATCGTTTCTTCGAGATCCTGCGTCGCCTGAAACAGGAAGGCCGCGCCATGGTGTTCATCTCGCACCGCATGGACGAGATCTTCTCGATCGGCGACCGGGTCACCGTCATTCGCGACGGTGCCACCGTCGCCTCCTCCGCGATCGCCGAGACCAGCGCCGATCAGGTGATCCGCCAGATGGTGGGCGAACGCGAGGCGCTGGCGGCCGAAAGCAAGCCGCCAGTCCCGGTGGCCGCCGGCGAACCGATGCTGTCCGTAGCCAATCTCGGTGGCACCGGCTTCCGCGATGTTTCCTTCAGCGTTGGCAAGGGTGAGATCCTCGGTTTCGGCGGACTGCACGGCCAGGGCCAATCGTCTGTCCTGCGCGCCATTTTCGGCGCACTGGCCCACAACGCGGGAACGATCGAGGTCAGTAGCAAGGCCTGCGCTGCACGCACCCCGGCCGAGGCCATCCGCAACGGTATCGCCTATGTCTCCGGCGACCGCGGCCGCGACGGCACCTTGACCGGCCGGCCGATCCTGGAAAATGTCACCCCGATCCACTTCCTGCGCAACAGGCTGCATCTTGCTCGCCCGGGCGCTCTCACAACCCTTGCCGACGGCCCGCTGAAGGCACTGAAGACCAAATTCCAGGATATCGGCCAGCCGGTGAATTCGCTGTCCGGCGGCAACCAGCAAAAGGTGGTGATCGCACGCTGGCTGATCGATCGCCCCGCGATCCTGCTGCTCGACGACCCGACCAAAGGCATCGACCTTGCCGCAAAGTCGGATCTTTTCCAGCTCATCCGCTCGCTCGCCGCGGAAGGCATGGGTATCGTGCTTTATTCCTCCGAGGACGCCGAATTGCTTGCCAATGCCGATCGTATCCTGGTCTTCAATTCAGGCGTGGTGACGCGCGAACTGCAGGGCGAAGACCGAACCCGCTACAATCTTTATCACGCCGCATATGAGGCTGCCTGA
- a CDS encoding ABC transporter permease — MSNAATQTGAGGLGRLIRRYPFVPALIILILLLALNGIFEPRSLSFRSMTGLVSTYLALMMLAVAQTYVVFSGDIDLSAGSIVSLVNVSVIVLMQKWGGDGFAVIAACLAGALIGLACGLINGIVVAGLRLQAIVATFATSIFFTGLALTVLPVAGTPAPEAYWTTYGGRFLGIPFVFYAVAAVAVLLAVLMRMRLTTQMLAVGDDQQAAFQSGLPVTVIRIKGYVFCGLFAALAALCITGDTASGDPLVGGKMTLYSVAAVVLGGSALAGGFGTVTGSLIGALIIGLINALVFFVGTPSEWQNFVQGLAILLALMTGILVSRGARA; from the coding sequence ATGAGCAACGCAGCCACCCAGACCGGTGCCGGCGGCCTTGGTCGCCTGATCCGTCGCTATCCTTTCGTGCCGGCCCTGATCATCCTCATCCTGCTTTTGGCACTCAACGGCATCTTCGAGCCGCGCAGTCTGAGCTTCCGCTCGATGACGGGGCTCGTCTCGACCTATCTGGCGCTGATGATGCTGGCGGTGGCGCAGACCTATGTCGTCTTTTCCGGCGACATCGACCTGTCTGCCGGCAGCATCGTGTCGCTGGTCAATGTCTCGGTGATCGTGCTGATGCAGAAATGGGGCGGCGACGGTTTCGCCGTCATCGCGGCCTGCCTGGCCGGCGCACTGATCGGGCTGGCCTGCGGGCTGATCAACGGCATCGTCGTTGCCGGACTGAGACTGCAAGCGATCGTCGCCACCTTCGCAACCTCCATCTTCTTCACCGGCCTGGCGCTGACCGTGTTGCCGGTGGCCGGCACACCGGCTCCCGAAGCCTATTGGACGACCTATGGCGGCCGTTTCCTGGGCATTCCTTTCGTGTTTTATGCCGTCGCCGCAGTGGCAGTCCTGCTCGCCGTCCTGATGCGCATGCGCTTGACCACGCAGATGCTGGCGGTCGGCGACGACCAGCAGGCGGCGTTCCAGAGCGGACTGCCGGTAACTGTAATCCGCATCAAGGGTTACGTTTTCTGCGGTCTCTTCGCGGCACTCGCCGCGCTCTGCATTACCGGCGACACCGCGAGCGGTGATCCGCTGGTCGGCGGCAAGATGACGCTTTATTCAGTCGCCGCCGTGGTTCTGGGCGGCTCGGCACTGGCAGGCGGTTTCGGCACGGTGACGGGGTCCCTGATCGGCGCGCTCATCATCGGCCTCATCAACGCGCTTGTCTTCTTTGTCGGTACGCCTTCGGAATGGCAGAACTTCGTGCAGGGCCTTGCCATCCTGCTGGCCCTGATGACCGGCATCCTCGTCAGCCGCGGAGCACGGGCATGA
- a CDS encoding ABC transporter permease, with the protein MSTDALPSKPTANAALAFLKKPLVVALILIVLLLAVGEWLSPGFASPGQILRLLIVAALLGIVAAGQNLVILGGREGIDLSVGGIVSLAAILAGNVMNGTDGGILPAILVCIVVGALFGLINGVGVTLLRIPPLVMTLGMLGVLQGLLVVIRNGIPSGRAAPGLSDFVVKPFLLGLPGIIWLWLLIGLAMAFLLRRTVFGYRVYAIGSNEQAAFMAGVPVKTTRVALFMLSGVFAAIAGMCLLGYSGSSFANVGEQYMLPSIIAVVLGGTPLSGGKGGYTGTMAGAVLLVLLQSILTTVHIDEAGRQMVFGATLVALMLFYGRAKAMRG; encoded by the coding sequence ATGAGCACCGACGCCCTCCCCTCCAAGCCAACCGCGAACGCCGCTCTGGCTTTCCTGAAGAAACCGCTCGTGGTGGCACTCATCCTGATCGTGCTGCTGCTTGCCGTCGGCGAATGGCTGTCGCCGGGCTTCGCCTCGCCGGGGCAGATCCTGAGGTTGCTGATCGTCGCCGCCCTGCTCGGCATCGTCGCGGCCGGCCAGAACCTCGTCATCCTTGGTGGACGTGAAGGCATAGATCTGTCGGTCGGCGGCATCGTCTCGCTGGCTGCGATCCTGGCCGGCAATGTCATGAACGGCACCGATGGCGGCATCCTGCCGGCAATCCTGGTCTGCATCGTCGTCGGCGCCCTGTTCGGCCTCATCAACGGTGTCGGCGTGACGCTGCTGCGCATTCCACCGCTGGTGATGACGCTTGGCATGCTTGGCGTGCTGCAGGGTCTTCTTGTGGTGATCCGCAACGGTATCCCCTCCGGCCGCGCAGCCCCCGGTCTCTCTGATTTCGTCGTCAAACCGTTCCTGCTCGGCCTGCCCGGCATCATCTGGCTGTGGCTGCTGATCGGGCTCGCCATGGCGTTCCTGCTGCGCCGCACGGTGTTCGGCTACCGCGTCTATGCGATCGGCTCCAACGAGCAGGCAGCCTTCATGGCCGGGGTTCCGGTGAAAACAACTCGCGTCGCGCTGTTCATGCTCTCCGGGGTTTTCGCGGCCATCGCCGGCATGTGCCTGCTCGGCTATTCCGGCTCCTCCTTCGCCAATGTCGGCGAACAGTACATGCTGCCCTCGATCATCGCTGTGGTACTCGGTGGCACGCCGCTCTCAGGTGGCAAGGGCGGCTACACCGGCACGATGGCTGGCGCCGTGCTGCTGGTTCTGCTCCAGAGCATCCTGACCACGGTCCATATCGATGAGGCCGGCCGGCAGATGGTTTTCGGCGCAACGCTGGTGGCGCTGATGCTGTTCTATGGACGCGCCAAGGCGATGCGGGGCTGA
- a CDS encoding LacI family DNA-binding transcriptional regulator, whose protein sequence is MSGPAKIKDIAARAGVSPATVSRALSDTGLVAEPTLSRIREVAQMLNYRPNVSARNLRTQKSMAVLMVVRDVGNPFYLEIMKGVEATARAAGYSVLMGNTENNAEREVEYFDMLRDGHADGMILITGKLPWSPEESRSHLQGLPVVVALETIEGMGLPHVQIDNLGASRSAVEHLIGLGHRAIAHICGPIPEIMAVRRRDGFRQAMQAARLPIPDGYEPIGDYLLHSGETLCRALFERPDRPTALFVANDEMAFGAINELRRLGLDVPGDISVVGFDDLFLSQAYYPPLTTVRQPRAEIGQEAMRRLLRVLAGEEIEAETLEMPTMLQIRGSTARPKSI, encoded by the coding sequence ATGTCGGGACCCGCCAAGATCAAGGACATCGCCGCGCGCGCCGGCGTTTCCCCCGCTACGGTCTCTCGCGCGCTTTCCGACACGGGCCTCGTGGCCGAGCCGACGTTGTCGCGCATCCGCGAAGTGGCGCAGATGCTGAACTACCGGCCCAATGTCAGCGCCCGCAACCTGCGCACCCAGAAATCCATGGCCGTGCTGATGGTGGTGCGCGACGTCGGCAACCCCTTCTATCTCGAGATCATGAAGGGCGTCGAAGCGACCGCGCGCGCCGCCGGCTATTCGGTCCTGATGGGCAACACCGAAAACAACGCCGAACGCGAGGTCGAATATTTCGACATGCTGCGCGACGGTCATGCCGACGGCATGATCCTGATCACTGGCAAATTGCCCTGGTCGCCCGAGGAAAGTCGATCACACCTCCAGGGCCTGCCGGTGGTGGTGGCGCTGGAAACGATCGAAGGCATGGGGCTGCCGCATGTGCAGATCGACAATCTCGGTGCCTCGCGCAGCGCGGTCGAACACCTGATCGGGCTCGGCCATCGTGCGATCGCCCATATCTGCGGCCCCATCCCTGAAATCATGGCGGTTCGCCGCCGTGATGGATTTCGCCAGGCCATGCAGGCGGCCAGATTGCCTATACCGGACGGCTACGAGCCCATCGGCGACTATCTGCTGCATTCGGGCGAAACACTGTGCCGCGCGCTGTTCGAGCGGCCCGACCGGCCAACCGCACTGTTTGTCGCCAACGACGAAATGGCCTTCGGTGCTATCAACGAGTTGCGCAGGCTGGGCCTCGACGTACCGGGGGACATTTCCGTGGTCGGCTTCGACGACCTGTTCCTCAGCCAGGCCTATTATCCACCGCTGACAACCGTGCGCCAGCCGCGCGCCGAGATCGGCCAGGAAGCGATGCGGCGCCTGCTGCGGGTGCTGGCCGGAGAAGAAATCGAGGCCGAAACGCTGGAGATGCCGACAATGCTGCAGATCCGCGGCTCGACCGCCCGGCCCAAATCAATCTGA
- a CDS encoding Gfo/Idh/MocA family oxidoreductase, which translates to MAQLPKERLRVGFVGTGFIAQFHLKSLVGVRNIDVVGVYSRSNEKREHFVRLAEEIGLGDCRNHDSLESLLGDPTLDAVWILSPNYTRLDVMRTLHAEIKAGRSRVFAVACEKPLARTVAEAREMLRLAEDAGLNHGYLENQVFATPVIRGKEIIWRRAASTTGRPYLARAAEEHSGPHEAWFWQGDKQGGGVLSDMMCHSLEVARHLLTAPGAARGSLKVKSVNGTVANLKWTRPHYADELARRFGSGVDYRNHPSEDFARGVVALEDEAGNELMIEATTSWAYVGAGLRIQLELLGPEYAMEFNSLGTGLKIFMSRAVQGSEGEDLVEKQNAEQGLMPVLEDEAGVYGYTDENRHMTECFRKGETPLETFHDGLAVVEMMMGLYKSAETGETVRFPAPNLEHYVPPVARR; encoded by the coding sequence ATGGCACAGTTGCCGAAGGAGAGATTGCGCGTCGGATTCGTGGGCACGGGCTTCATCGCCCAGTTCCATCTGAAGTCGCTGGTCGGCGTGCGCAACATCGACGTCGTCGGCGTCTACAGCCGCAGCAACGAAAAGCGCGAACACTTCGTCAGGCTGGCGGAAGAGATCGGTCTCGGCGACTGCAGGAACCACGACAGCCTGGAAAGCCTGCTCGGCGATCCGACGCTCGACGCCGTGTGGATCCTATCGCCGAACTACACGCGCCTCGACGTCATGCGCACGCTGCACGCGGAGATCAAGGCCGGCCGATCCAGGGTGTTCGCGGTTGCATGCGAAAAGCCGCTGGCGCGCACCGTTGCCGAAGCGCGCGAAATGCTGAGGCTGGCCGAAGACGCGGGACTGAACCACGGCTATCTCGAAAACCAGGTGTTTGCGACGCCGGTCATCCGCGGCAAGGAGATCATCTGGCGGCGTGCCGCATCGACCACCGGCCGCCCCTATCTCGCCCGTGCTGCCGAAGAGCATTCCGGCCCGCACGAGGCATGGTTCTGGCAAGGCGACAAGCAGGGCGGCGGCGTGCTGTCGGACATGATGTGCCACAGCCTCGAGGTCGCGCGTCATCTGCTGACGGCGCCCGGCGCGGCACGCGGTTCGCTGAAGGTCAAATCGGTGAACGGAACCGTTGCCAACCTCAAATGGACCCGGCCGCATTACGCAGACGAGCTCGCCCGCCGCTTCGGCTCCGGTGTCGACTACCGCAACCATCCCTCTGAAGATTTTGCGCGTGGCGTGGTGGCGCTGGAGGACGAGGCCGGCAACGAACTGATGATCGAAGCCACCACGTCCTGGGCCTATGTCGGCGCCGGCCTGCGCATCCAGCTCGAACTGCTCGGCCCCGAATATGCAATGGAATTCAATTCACTCGGCACCGGTCTGAAGATATTCATGTCGCGTGCGGTGCAGGGGTCGGAAGGCGAGGACCTCGTCGAGAAGCAGAATGCCGAGCAGGGCCTGATGCCGGTGCTGGAGGATGAAGCCGGCGTCTATGGCTACACCGACGAGAACCGCCACATGACCGAGTGTTTCCGCAAAGGCGAGACCCCGCTGGAAACCTTCCACGACGGTCTTGCGGTCGTGGAAATGATGATGGGGCTCTACAAATCGGCGGAGACCGGCGAGACGGTGCGGTTCCCGGCGCCAAACCTCGAGCACTATGTGCCGCCGGTGGCACGCCGCTAA
- a CDS encoding GntR family transcriptional regulator, with protein MGAPKEDTLAVRISRTLADRIIAGKIEPGSRLRQDHIAEEFGASHVPVREAFRRLEAQGLAVSEPRRGVRVASFDLAEVKEVAEMRAALEVLALRHAAQHLTPAILDAAEEATKAGDNSRDVRSWEEANRRFHRLILEPCAMPRLISAIDDLHAASARFLFAAWRSDWEARTDHDHRAILSALRKGQIEAACTTLAGHVQWIGHRPQKSASGGIRDAFAIVG; from the coding sequence ATGGGCGCTCCAAAAGAAGACACTCTCGCAGTCCGCATTTCCAGGACGCTGGCCGACCGCATCATCGCAGGCAAGATCGAGCCCGGCTCACGGCTCCGCCAGGATCACATCGCCGAGGAATTCGGTGCCAGCCACGTTCCCGTGCGCGAGGCCTTTCGCAGGCTGGAGGCACAGGGCCTCGCCGTCAGCGAACCGCGCCGGGGCGTACGCGTCGCCAGCTTTGACCTCGCCGAAGTGAAGGAAGTGGCGGAAATGCGCGCGGCCCTCGAAGTGCTGGCGCTCCGCCATGCCGCGCAGCATCTCACCCCGGCCATTCTCGATGCGGCCGAAGAAGCCACCAAGGCTGGCGACAATTCGCGCGATGTGCGCTCCTGGGAAGAGGCGAACCGGCGCTTCCACCGCCTTATCCTGGAGCCCTGCGCCATGCCGCGACTGATCTCGGCGATCGATGACCTGCACGCCGCCAGCGCCCGTTTTCTGTTCGCAGCCTGGCGGTCGGACTGGGAAGCGCGCACCGACCATGATCATCGCGCCATTCTTTCCGCCCTGCGCAAGGGCCAGATCGAGGCCGCCTGCACCACGCTGGCGGGCCATGTCCAGTGGATCGGCCACCGGCCCCAGAAGTCGGCCAGCGGCGGCATTCGCGACGCTTTCGCGATTGTCGGATAA
- a CDS encoding biotin transporter BioY, whose product MSETLTLRGVKPRDAVKTVATIIAGVALITLCAKLRIPFWPVPLTLYTLAVMGIAVATGPRMATATFLAFLAVGAAGVPVFSGSPERGIGLAYMMGPTGGYLLGYLFASWLTGWLAEGRQMFGRVMAMLAGLAVTYAVGLPWLGFYIPGKDVIALGFTPFILGDLINIAMVAVGSAMIPARLLGRIGR is encoded by the coding sequence ATGAGCGAGACCCTCACGCTGCGCGGCGTCAAGCCGCGCGACGCGGTGAAAACCGTTGCAACCATCATCGCGGGCGTCGCCCTGATCACGCTATGCGCCAAGCTGCGCATTCCGTTCTGGCCGGTGCCACTGACCCTGTACACGCTGGCGGTCATGGGCATCGCGGTCGCCACCGGCCCACGCATGGCGACAGCCACCTTCCTCGCCTTCCTGGCGGTTGGCGCCGCCGGAGTGCCGGTGTTCTCAGGCTCGCCGGAACGCGGTATCGGCCTCGCCTACATGATGGGACCGACGGGCGGTTACCTGCTGGGCTATCTCTTCGCCAGCTGGTTGACCGGCTGGCTGGCTGAGGGCCGGCAGATGTTCGGGCGCGTCATGGCCATGCTGGCCGGCCTCGCGGTCACCTATGCAGTCGGCCTGCCCTGGCTCGGCTTCTACATCCCCGGCAAAGATGTCATTGCTCTCGGCTTCACCCCGTTCATATTGGGCGACCTCATCAACATCGCCATGGTCGCCGTCGGTTCGGCCATGATCCCGGCACGTCTGCTGGGGAGGATCGGCCGATGA
- the bioB gene encoding biotin synthase BioB, whose product MGDVRTDWTQAEAEAVYALPLPDLLHRAQNVHRSRFDPTVVETASLLSVKTGGCPEDCGYCSQSAHHQTGVKATKLMAVERVIEEAKRAKAGGATRFCMGAAWRSPKDRDMDRVCAMIEGVRALGMETCVTLGMLTRSQVERLNESGLDYYNHNIDTSREYYPEIATTRTIDDRLETLALVRAGGIKVCSGGIVGMGETMADRIAMLVILATLETHPESVPINMWNEVEGTPVMQKSQPVEPIAFVRLVALARILMPESVVRLSAGRHAMSDELQALCFLAGANSIFTGDVLLTTGNPERNKDFALLKKLGMRAAEAPVHARAVDQPGQGSRSRPLPSLPSLAIGAP is encoded by the coding sequence ATGGGCGATGTCCGTACCGATTGGACGCAGGCAGAAGCGGAAGCAGTCTACGCCTTGCCCCTGCCCGACCTGCTCCATCGGGCACAGAACGTTCACCGCAGCCGTTTCGACCCGACCGTGGTCGAAACGGCCAGCCTGCTCAGCGTCAAGACGGGCGGTTGTCCGGAAGATTGCGGCTACTGCTCGCAGAGCGCGCATCACCAAACCGGCGTCAAGGCAACCAAGCTGATGGCAGTGGAGCGCGTGATCGAGGAGGCAAAGCGCGCAAAAGCCGGTGGGGCGACACGATTTTGCATGGGGGCTGCCTGGCGCAGTCCGAAGGACCGCGACATGGACCGGGTTTGCGCCATGATAGAAGGCGTCAGGGCGCTGGGCATGGAAACCTGCGTGACGCTCGGCATGCTGACCAGGTCCCAGGTCGAACGGCTGAATGAATCCGGCCTCGACTACTACAACCACAACATCGACACCTCGCGGGAATATTATCCCGAGATCGCCACCACCCGCACCATCGACGACCGCCTGGAGACGCTGGCGCTGGTACGCGCGGGTGGCATCAAGGTCTGCTCCGGCGGCATTGTCGGCATGGGCGAGACCATGGCAGACCGTATCGCCATGCTGGTCATCCTGGCGACGCTGGAAACGCATCCGGAAAGCGTTCCGATCAACATGTGGAACGAGGTCGAGGGCACGCCGGTGATGCAGAAGAGCCAGCCGGTCGAACCGATCGCCTTCGTGCGTCTGGTTGCGCTGGCGCGCATTCTCATGCCGGAAAGCGTGGTGCGGCTTTCAGCCGGTCGCCATGCCATGAGCGACGAGTTGCAGGCGCTCTGCTTTCTGGCCGGTGCCAACTCGATCTTCACCGGCGACGTGCTTCTGACCACCGGCAATCCGGAGCGCAACAAGGATTTCGCGCTGCTGAAAAAGCTCGGCATGCGTGCTGCCGAAGCGCCCGTCCATGCACGCGCAGTTGATCAGCCGGGGCAAGGCAGCAGATCCCGCCCTCTGCCATCCCTGCCCTCGCTCGCGATTGGTGCGCCTTGA
- the bioD gene encoding dethiobiotin synthase, protein MSARIVVTGTDTDVGKTVFAAGLTRLLGASYWKPVQAGLGGETDSETVGRLGEISSGRILPERWRLNTPASPHHAAAVDRVAIIPEDLHLPEIGGPLVIEGAGGLLVPLTQTTTFADVFSRWKVPVVLCARTRLGTINHTLLSLEALRVRNVPVLGVAFIGDAEPETQSIIGKLGGTRILGRLPMLAPLTPAILQQAFADAFHPDDFLTARSTR, encoded by the coding sequence TTGAGCGCACGCATCGTCGTCACCGGCACCGACACCGATGTCGGCAAGACGGTTTTCGCTGCGGGGTTGACCAGGCTGCTTGGTGCTTCCTACTGGAAGCCCGTGCAGGCAGGACTCGGCGGCGAAACCGACAGCGAAACCGTAGGCCGGCTCGGCGAAATTTCGTCGGGCCGCATCCTGCCGGAGAGATGGCGTTTGAACACGCCCGCCTCCCCGCATCATGCCGCGGCGGTCGATCGGGTTGCTATCATTCCTGAAGACCTTCATCTGCCGGAAATCGGCGGACCGCTGGTCATCGAAGGCGCCGGCGGCCTGCTGGTGCCATTGACGCAGACCACCACCTTCGCCGACGTCTTCTCGCGCTGGAAGGTGCCGGTCGTGCTGTGCGCCCGCACCCGGCTCGGAACCATCAACCACACACTTCTGTCGCTGGAGGCGCTGCGGGTACGCAACGTGCCCGTTCTGGGCGTCGCCTTTATCGGTGACGCCGAACCCGAGACCCAAAGCATCATCGGCAAGCTCGGCGGAACGAGAATCCTGGGCCGCCTGCCCATGCTTGCCCCACTGACCCCGGCGATTTTGCAGCAAGCTTTCGCCGACGCCTTTCACCCTGATGATTTTCTGACCGCTCGATCAACACGGTGA
- a CDS encoding DUF982 domain-containing protein, with protein sequence MHNLLAFKHVVVTAEVGDKREISSLCDMIEFLTEWAKTGESKTWEIAMKACNAAQSGELDPQIARNAFIAFARRSKILVPEDTKYITVKPSVAGFGGFAM encoded by the coding sequence ATGCACAATTTGCTTGCGTTCAAGCATGTCGTCGTCACAGCCGAAGTTGGCGACAAGCGTGAAATCTCTTCGCTTTGCGACATGATCGAGTTCCTGACCGAGTGGGCCAAGACAGGCGAGAGCAAGACCTGGGAGATCGCCATGAAGGCATGCAACGCTGCACAATCGGGCGAGCTCGATCCTCAGATCGCACGCAATGCGTTCATCGCCTTTGCCCGCCGCTCCAAGATCCTCGTCCCCGAGGACACCAAATACATCACCGTAAAGCCCAGCGTCGCCGGCTTTGGCGGATTCGCGATGTAG